Proteins from a genomic interval of Luteolibacter sp. Y139:
- the lnt gene encoding apolipoprotein N-acyltransferase: MKKLLFLRPLAAVASGFGIAALFPPYGLSQIIWIVLLPILFALWSLGERRRKRNAFGLGLLTGLAFFLPNLAWLRSVSDVGWVALSVYLALFPAVWALFAATWGNPWRGEERGLFHVPRHALACALVWTGLEWLRSWLFTGFGWNTLGTGFHQTLIFAQSADLLGAIGLSILPVFVQGVLLQVFVRRVPRFQADGMGMRRRIALGSVVLVMVGSYGYGMWRMISALKVDSIRLNALLVQLNIPQEAAHQLWSATDIHLGYEDETLEALGVVDGEAVHPINPQGKLPTKPDWVLWPETALTGRLLRTDNGEWAMGQDNYTTLDRIREGGDDFTLMLGLNEMEADREGDEFVMKSDARVWNSLAVIPAQNPEKELQTFRKHHLVIFGEYIPFVDKLPFLAKIYEQQSGVKYGGAFSMGESLDPLPVGIRGETVGVIPSVCFEDTVPRLLRKFVRGGPQVIVNVTNDGWFKESAGAAQHFANARFRAIELRRPMIRCANTGVSAAITATGSTVHPDGGKLQELRDPSGSTFTRGHLLTELDIPKNPPTTLYAIIGDWGVIVLAVVGVLLGAIPALRERKAGTPPLSPS, encoded by the coding sequence ATGAAGAAGCTTCTGTTTCTCCGCCCGCTGGCCGCCGTGGCCAGCGGCTTTGGCATTGCTGCGCTGTTCCCGCCGTATGGGCTCAGCCAGATCATCTGGATCGTCCTGCTGCCGATATTGTTCGCACTGTGGTCGCTGGGTGAGCGGAGACGGAAGCGCAACGCCTTCGGGCTCGGCCTTCTAACAGGGCTGGCGTTTTTCCTGCCGAATCTGGCGTGGTTGCGCTCCGTCAGTGATGTCGGTTGGGTGGCGCTGTCGGTTTATCTCGCGCTGTTTCCGGCGGTATGGGCGCTGTTTGCCGCGACTTGGGGGAATCCTTGGCGGGGTGAGGAGAGGGGGCTGTTTCACGTGCCACGCCATGCCTTGGCCTGTGCGTTGGTATGGACGGGTCTCGAGTGGTTGCGCAGTTGGCTGTTCACTGGCTTCGGCTGGAACACGCTTGGCACTGGTTTTCATCAGACGCTGATCTTTGCCCAAAGCGCGGATCTGTTAGGAGCGATCGGTTTGTCGATCCTGCCGGTGTTTGTGCAGGGCGTGCTGTTGCAGGTATTCGTGCGCCGGGTTCCCCGGTTTCAGGCAGATGGCATGGGCATGCGGCGGCGCATCGCGCTCGGCAGTGTGGTCCTCGTGATGGTTGGTTCCTACGGGTATGGCATGTGGCGGATGATCTCCGCGCTGAAGGTCGACTCGATCCGGCTGAATGCCCTGCTGGTGCAGCTCAATATTCCGCAAGAAGCGGCGCACCAGCTGTGGAGTGCCACCGACATCCACCTCGGCTACGAGGACGAGACGCTTGAGGCGCTCGGGGTTGTCGATGGTGAAGCGGTTCACCCCATCAATCCCCAAGGGAAACTTCCCACGAAACCTGACTGGGTGCTGTGGCCGGAGACCGCGCTGACCGGCCGCCTCCTTCGCACCGACAATGGTGAGTGGGCGATGGGGCAGGATAACTACACCACGCTCGATCGTATCCGCGAGGGTGGAGACGATTTCACGCTGATGCTCGGCTTGAACGAGATGGAGGCTGATCGCGAAGGCGACGAATTCGTGATGAAGAGCGACGCCCGAGTCTGGAATTCGCTGGCCGTGATCCCAGCGCAGAATCCGGAGAAGGAGCTGCAGACCTTCCGCAAGCATCACCTGGTCATCTTCGGGGAATACATCCCGTTCGTCGACAAGCTGCCCTTCCTGGCGAAGATCTATGAGCAGCAGTCGGGAGTGAAGTATGGCGGTGCCTTCAGCATGGGGGAAAGCCTCGATCCTCTACCGGTGGGGATTCGTGGGGAAACGGTGGGCGTGATTCCTTCGGTTTGCTTCGAAGACACCGTGCCGCGTTTGCTGCGGAAGTTCGTTCGGGGAGGTCCGCAGGTGATCGTCAATGTCACCAATGACGGCTGGTTCAAGGAGAGCGCAGGGGCGGCACAGCATTTTGCGAACGCACGCTTCCGGGCGATCGAGCTTCGCCGTCCGATGATCCGCTGTGCCAATACCGGTGTCAGTGCGGCGATCACCGCCACGGGTAGTACCGTGCATCCGGATGGCGGCAAGCTTCAGGAGCTTCGCGATCCGAGTGGCAGCACCTTTACGCGCGGGCACCTGCTCACGGAGCTGGATATCCCGAAGAATCCGCCGACCACGCTTTACGCAATCATCGGCGATTGGGGAGTGATCGTGCTCGCGGTGGTGGGTGTTCTGTTAGGCGCGATCCCGGCCTTGCGCGAACGGAAGGCCGGGACGCCGCCGCTTAGCCCATCGTGA
- a CDS encoding discoidin domain-containing protein: MKELVFDDFATAAGWQAFASGEAEMKITVEAGALRLDFDFHGGGGFVVARKEFRRTMPVDYAFAFRVRGSAPKNKFEFKLADPSNRNVWRWQEDEFDFREAPRELNLHGSRIDFAWGPAGGGRIEKLGAIEFVLSAGPGGKGTVWIDHFRFQDRTNRRKPRVTTSSSAAGSNAAGLLSARPKCEWRSEPSDQQPWLAVDFHEPREVGGLIIDWLPRPATRAFAVEASDDGKEWRVLHRVTDARGVRSFIHLPVTHSRFLRLSFVMPPPGLKRIAIQSFTFSKTLIDTFHSIAALSQRGYYPRYLTREQSYWTCAGSPEGLTCALINEEGMVEPDKGSFSLEPFLHLENELITWADARRSVDMEPDGLPIPSAFWSLPGLKLQTTAFATGKGADCVLFVRYRVTNSSAKSRRVKLFVAMRPFQVNPPWQEWNQLGGVSKITHVKRTGNAVWVNGDKPVIPLSAPSSFGCASFEQGSVSEHLAAGTLPEQQEVQDDFGFASAALGFEMKLAAGTSREVFVAVPFGRATSADKVAQIAGLNGAVQFSEAQRALASRVDHVEFRMPGGNARDAAETFKTAAGQILINRDGPAFQPGPRRYTRSWIRDGVIMGAALLRTGETAALTEFIKWYAPFQRPSGFVPCCVDRNGPDWLVEHDSHGQLVYGVRECFRFTHDLAFLQEMWPHVKKAARFIERLRARRLTPEYQAPEKRDRYGLLPESASHEGYLAHPVHSYWDDFWALRGLLDAAAIANLLGKRKDATDFTVLAGSLRETLRASIVMVIAERKLNYIPGSVEWADFDPTATSNAIALLQAADFLPREQLDAMYDLFVHDFRRKHRGEMDWNNYTAYEIRIVGALVRLGKRAEANELLDHFLADRRPLRWNQWPEISWRDPRSPGHLGDVPHTWISAEYMLAFASLFAWERESDDSLVIASGISPHWLANPRGLAVKGLHTWHGTLDLTLKLDHELVIELSGNVRPPPGGFVLRPPCPAPIRSVTSNGRKLTGFAPDEITIHDFPATIVIGFSKSRTPSRSRALNGV; the protein is encoded by the coding sequence ATGAAAGAGCTTGTGTTCGACGACTTCGCCACCGCGGCGGGCTGGCAGGCCTTCGCCTCGGGAGAAGCCGAAATGAAGATCACCGTGGAAGCCGGCGCGCTGCGACTGGACTTCGATTTCCACGGCGGCGGTGGCTTCGTGGTTGCGCGGAAGGAATTCCGCAGGACCATGCCCGTCGACTATGCCTTCGCCTTCCGGGTGCGCGGCTCGGCGCCGAAAAACAAGTTCGAGTTCAAGCTGGCCGACCCGTCGAACCGGAATGTCTGGCGCTGGCAAGAGGACGAGTTCGATTTCCGTGAAGCTCCACGCGAATTGAATCTTCACGGCAGCCGCATCGACTTCGCGTGGGGACCGGCTGGTGGCGGTCGGATTGAAAAACTCGGTGCGATCGAATTCGTCCTGAGCGCCGGTCCGGGCGGCAAGGGCACCGTCTGGATCGACCACTTTCGCTTTCAGGATCGCACCAACCGCCGGAAGCCACGCGTCACCACTTCAAGTTCGGCAGCGGGATCGAACGCCGCCGGCTTGCTATCGGCACGTCCGAAATGTGAATGGCGGAGCGAACCCTCAGACCAGCAACCATGGCTGGCCGTCGATTTCCATGAACCGCGCGAGGTTGGAGGCCTGATCATCGATTGGTTGCCCCGCCCCGCAACTCGTGCCTTCGCCGTGGAGGCCTCGGACGATGGCAAGGAATGGCGAGTCCTTCACCGCGTCACGGACGCCCGCGGCGTTCGCAGCTTCATCCACCTCCCGGTGACCCATTCGCGGTTCCTACGCCTATCCTTTGTGATGCCGCCGCCCGGTTTGAAACGCATCGCGATCCAGTCGTTCACGTTCTCGAAAACGTTGATCGATACTTTCCACTCGATCGCCGCGCTCAGCCAGCGCGGCTACTACCCTCGCTATCTGACCCGCGAGCAAAGCTACTGGACCTGCGCCGGCAGCCCCGAGGGCCTCACCTGCGCGCTGATCAATGAGGAAGGCATGGTCGAGCCGGACAAGGGCAGCTTCTCGCTCGAGCCCTTCCTGCATTTGGAAAATGAACTCATCACTTGGGCAGACGCGCGGCGCTCGGTGGACATGGAGCCGGATGGCTTGCCGATTCCCTCGGCATTCTGGTCGCTGCCGGGCCTGAAGCTCCAGACCACCGCCTTCGCCACCGGCAAAGGCGCGGATTGCGTTCTCTTCGTCCGCTATCGTGTGACGAACTCCTCAGCGAAAAGCCGGCGCGTGAAGCTGTTCGTGGCGATGCGCCCCTTCCAAGTGAACCCGCCATGGCAGGAATGGAATCAACTCGGCGGCGTCAGCAAGATCACCCACGTCAAGCGCACCGGCAATGCCGTCTGGGTGAATGGCGACAAGCCAGTGATCCCGCTCAGCGCGCCGTCATCCTTCGGCTGCGCCTCCTTCGAACAAGGGTCCGTTAGCGAACATCTCGCCGCAGGCACGTTGCCCGAACAACAGGAAGTCCAAGACGACTTCGGTTTTGCATCGGCAGCACTCGGCTTCGAAATGAAGCTCGCGGCAGGCACTTCGCGTGAAGTCTTCGTGGCGGTGCCCTTTGGTCGCGCGACCAGTGCCGACAAAGTCGCACAAATCGCCGGCCTCAACGGTGCCGTCCAGTTCTCCGAGGCGCAGCGCGCCTTGGCTAGCCGTGTCGATCACGTTGAATTCCGCATGCCGGGCGGCAATGCCCGCGACGCCGCCGAAACCTTCAAGACCGCCGCCGGGCAAATCCTCATCAACCGCGACGGCCCTGCGTTCCAGCCCGGCCCGCGTCGCTACACCCGCTCGTGGATTCGCGATGGCGTCATCATGGGTGCAGCGCTACTCCGCACCGGCGAAACCGCCGCCCTAACAGAATTCATCAAGTGGTATGCGCCCTTCCAACGGCCGTCGGGCTTCGTGCCCTGCTGCGTTGACCGCAATGGACCCGACTGGCTCGTAGAGCACGATAGCCATGGCCAGCTCGTCTACGGCGTGCGCGAGTGCTTTCGCTTCACTCACGACCTGGCCTTCTTGCAGGAGATGTGGCCACACGTGAAGAAAGCCGCGCGCTTCATCGAGCGCCTGCGCGCCCGCCGGCTGACACCGGAGTATCAGGCGCCGGAAAAGCGTGACCGCTATGGTCTGCTTCCGGAGTCGGCTAGCCACGAAGGCTATCTCGCCCACCCGGTACATTCCTATTGGGATGACTTCTGGGCGCTGCGCGGACTGCTCGATGCCGCGGCCATCGCAAACCTCCTCGGCAAGCGTAAGGACGCGACCGACTTCACGGTTCTCGCCGGTTCACTGCGCGAAACGCTTCGAGCCTCGATCGTCATGGTTATCGCGGAACGCAAGCTGAACTACATTCCGGGTTCCGTGGAATGGGCGGACTTCGATCCGACTGCGACCTCGAATGCCATCGCCCTGCTGCAAGCCGCCGATTTCCTGCCGCGCGAACAGCTCGATGCCATGTACGATCTCTTTGTCCACGACTTCCGCCGCAAGCATCGCGGCGAAATGGATTGGAACAACTACACCGCCTACGAGATCCGCATCGTCGGCGCGCTCGTCCGCCTTGGAAAGCGCGCGGAAGCGAATGAATTGTTAGACCACTTCCTCGCCGACCGCCGTCCGCTGCGCTGGAACCAATGGCCCGAGATCTCGTGGCGCGATCCCCGCAGCCCCGGTCACCTCGGCGATGTGCCCCACACGTGGATCTCCGCCGAATACATGCTGGCCTTCGCGAGCCTCTTCGCCTGGGAGCGCGAGAGCGATGACTCGCTGGTCATCGCCTCCGGAATCTCTCCCCATTGGCTGGCCAATCCACGCGGGCTCGCGGTGAAAGGCCTGCACACGTGGCATGGCACCCTTGATCTCACATTGAAGCTCGACCACGAACTGGTGATCGAGCTCTCCGGAAATGTCCGTCCCCCACCGGGCGGCTTCGTCCTGCGCCCCCCCTGCCCTGCCCCGATCCGCTCGGTCACTTCGAATGGCCGCAAGCTCACCGGTTTCGCGCCGGACGAGATCACCATCCACGACTTCCCGGCCACCATCGTCATCGGCTTCTCCAAATCACGCACACCTTCACGCAGCCGCGCTCTCAACGGCGTCTGA
- a CDS encoding GH36-type glycosyl hydrolase domain-containing protein → MKPDPLLPAPHARLLSNGRYYTFITAAGTGQSRRYGHVVNRWHGDPVEDAQGQFIYLRDLDTGTLWSAAMQPVKCGSTSYQSSDLPGSFRITSEANGIRSQLDIAVSPTDDIEVRRLQLTNLTKRPRRIEVTSFLEAVLTWQGADIGHPAFSKLFVQTSREGGTLFAERRPRGADETWPCLFHSLTGAVAQSWETDRLRFLGRGRTAAEPLALESEVLSGSVGNVLDPCLSLRTVVELGAEAEVVLGFVTGIAEDKGKAAAWSAKYGEINPIDHVLNEAVEAEENLRLEHGLDDNAASKFQSLAAAMHYGHRSLVPPPRNLDVSTVPPIPRDRPTMVLCDGWSAASTQEAIKARRYWGTKGFYTNFAVLDDSAKTPEGQDDRVFTLSPKALGEDGTSLLFAIATLVVKGAVPDLTNNHAPGAPPEIAGVECSESDVSKEELHFFNGYGGFSADGSEYVIRLPRDGKRPPMPWINVVANEQAGFIVSENGAGCTWARNSQANRLTPWSNEPANDPHGEAFYLRDETTGVVWSPLPGPVPAACDHEVRHGLGSTRFRSACQDLEQDSVMFVPRHDPVKIVIVRLVNRSNETKKLSFTAYQRLIMGNLPESPSLIVTRQEGDGTLRAQNLAAGEFRGGIAFTAMSLHGAKAGASTFSCDRFTFLGRHGTPANPAALRTAGELDGAVGAGLDPCFVQQSSFELAPGATAECIVLFGEAMSESTASEIIERFADLAAVRSALEEIQEFWKSLVGTMKVTTPSPVMNLMVNAWLPYQTLCCRMWARSAFYQSSGAFGYRDQLQDSGSLLPLDPSFARRQILLHALQQFKEGDVLHWWHAEPIGRGLRTRFSDDLLWLPFLTCDYVRATGDKAILDERLPYLKAALLPEGHDENYLTPEPAGEDGTLYDHCCRTIERSLVTGAHGLPLMGTGDWNDGMSRVGREGKGESVWVGFFLYRILGAFIPVCEDRGDTERATRYEEHRGKLLAALNDGGWDGEWYRRAYYDNGAPLGSKKSDECKIDTLAQSWAILSKAAPQDRADLAMEAMERELVSEKEGLIRLLTPPFINTPNDPGYIKGYVAGVRENGGQYTHAACWAVQSVAVHGENNRALRLWEMLAPVSHSLTQEAADVYKVEPYAVAADVYGAPPHIGRGGWTWYTGSCGWMYRVAIESILGLRIEDGATLTLKPCIPDDWPEFQIEGRLADGSAQYRVTVVNPEGFAKQIRSATLDGVAVEVVDGIAKIPLPRNGAEHEVRITMG, encoded by the coding sequence ATGAAACCGGACCCCTTGCTTCCCGCGCCGCACGCACGCCTGCTGTCCAACGGCCGCTACTACACCTTCATCACCGCCGCCGGCACCGGACAATCGCGGCGGTATGGCCACGTGGTCAATCGCTGGCACGGCGATCCCGTCGAGGATGCACAGGGGCAATTCATCTATCTGCGGGACCTCGACACCGGCACGCTGTGGTCCGCCGCCATGCAGCCCGTGAAATGCGGCAGCACCAGCTACCAATCCTCCGACCTGCCCGGCTCCTTCAGGATCACCAGCGAGGCAAATGGCATCCGCTCCCAACTCGACATCGCTGTCTCACCGACGGACGACATCGAAGTGCGACGCCTGCAATTGACGAACCTGACCAAGCGGCCGCGACGGATCGAGGTGACGAGCTTCCTCGAAGCCGTGTTGACTTGGCAAGGCGCGGACATCGGCCATCCGGCCTTCTCGAAGCTCTTCGTTCAGACCTCCCGCGAGGGCGGAACGCTCTTCGCCGAACGCCGGCCCCGTGGAGCCGATGAGACCTGGCCCTGCCTCTTCCACTCTCTAACCGGAGCGGTGGCACAATCCTGGGAGACCGACCGGCTGCGCTTCCTCGGTCGCGGGCGAACCGCCGCAGAACCACTGGCCTTGGAGTCCGAGGTGCTATCCGGCTCGGTCGGCAATGTGCTCGATCCCTGCCTGAGCCTGCGAACGGTCGTCGAGCTTGGAGCGGAAGCAGAGGTGGTCCTTGGCTTTGTCACGGGCATCGCCGAGGACAAGGGGAAGGCTGCGGCATGGTCTGCAAAGTATGGCGAGATCAACCCCATCGACCACGTCCTGAATGAAGCGGTCGAAGCCGAGGAGAACCTGCGCCTGGAACACGGGCTCGATGACAATGCCGCCTCCAAGTTCCAGTCGCTCGCCGCGGCGATGCACTATGGACATCGTAGTTTGGTGCCGCCTCCTCGAAACTTGGACGTATCCACGGTGCCACCGATCCCGCGCGACCGACCGACGATGGTCCTCTGCGACGGTTGGTCCGCCGCCTCCACCCAGGAAGCGATCAAGGCCCGGCGCTACTGGGGAACCAAGGGCTTCTATACGAATTTCGCGGTGCTCGATGACTCAGCCAAGACACCTGAGGGCCAAGATGACCGGGTCTTCACGCTTTCGCCGAAGGCACTTGGCGAGGACGGCACCTCGCTGCTCTTCGCCATCGCCACGCTGGTCGTGAAGGGCGCGGTGCCCGATCTCACCAACAACCACGCCCCCGGCGCACCACCGGAAATCGCCGGAGTTGAGTGTAGCGAGAGCGACGTCAGCAAAGAAGAACTACACTTTTTCAATGGCTACGGTGGCTTCAGTGCCGACGGTAGCGAGTATGTCATCCGCCTCCCTCGCGACGGCAAGCGCCCCCCGATGCCATGGATCAATGTGGTGGCCAACGAGCAAGCTGGCTTCATTGTCAGCGAAAATGGCGCAGGCTGCACATGGGCTCGCAATAGCCAGGCAAACCGCCTGACCCCTTGGTCGAATGAGCCCGCGAACGATCCGCATGGCGAGGCATTCTATCTCCGCGATGAAACGACCGGCGTGGTATGGTCGCCGTTACCGGGACCAGTGCCAGCGGCTTGCGATCATGAAGTCCGGCACGGCTTGGGATCGACGCGCTTTCGTTCGGCTTGCCAAGACCTCGAGCAAGACTCGGTGATGTTCGTGCCACGCCATGATCCGGTGAAAATCGTGATCGTGCGTCTGGTGAATCGCTCGAACGAGACCAAGAAGCTTTCGTTCACAGCCTACCAGCGCCTGATCATGGGCAACCTGCCGGAGTCGCCGAGCCTGATCGTCACTCGTCAGGAGGGCGATGGAACCTTGCGCGCTCAGAATCTGGCCGCCGGAGAGTTCCGCGGCGGGATCGCTTTCACGGCCATGAGTCTTCATGGTGCGAAAGCCGGGGCTTCGACGTTCAGCTGCGATCGCTTCACCTTCCTCGGTCGTCACGGCACACCTGCGAATCCGGCGGCCTTGCGGACCGCGGGCGAGCTCGATGGCGCCGTCGGCGCGGGACTCGATCCGTGTTTCGTCCAGCAGTCATCCTTCGAACTCGCACCGGGTGCCACTGCCGAATGCATCGTGCTCTTCGGCGAGGCAATGTCGGAGTCCACCGCCAGCGAGATCATCGAACGCTTCGCCGACCTCGCGGCGGTAAGATCGGCGTTGGAGGAGATTCAGGAATTCTGGAAGTCGCTCGTAGGCACCATGAAAGTCACCACGCCATCACCGGTGATGAACTTGATGGTGAACGCCTGGCTTCCCTATCAGACATTGTGCTGCCGGATGTGGGCTCGCTCCGCCTTCTACCAATCCAGCGGTGCCTTCGGGTATCGCGATCAGCTTCAGGACTCCGGCTCGCTGCTGCCGCTTGATCCGTCGTTCGCGCGACGCCAGATCCTGTTGCACGCCTTACAACAATTCAAGGAAGGCGACGTGCTTCACTGGTGGCACGCGGAGCCGATCGGCCGCGGCCTCCGCACCCGCTTCTCGGATGACCTGCTATGGCTGCCCTTCCTGACCTGCGACTACGTGCGCGCCACCGGCGACAAGGCGATTCTCGATGAACGGCTTCCGTATCTCAAGGCGGCCCTGTTGCCCGAGGGCCACGACGAGAACTACCTCACCCCGGAGCCGGCGGGCGAAGATGGCACGCTCTACGACCACTGCTGCCGCACCATTGAGCGATCATTGGTCACCGGTGCACACGGTTTGCCCCTCATGGGAACCGGCGATTGGAACGACGGCATGAGCCGCGTCGGCCGCGAGGGCAAGGGCGAGAGCGTGTGGGTCGGTTTCTTCCTGTATCGCATTCTCGGAGCCTTCATTCCGGTCTGCGAAGACCGCGGGGATACCGAACGCGCTACTCGCTACGAGGAACATCGTGGCAAGCTGCTCGCCGCGCTGAACGACGGCGGCTGGGACGGCGAGTGGTATCGCCGCGCTTATTACGACAATGGCGCACCGCTCGGATCCAAGAAAAGCGACGAGTGCAAGATCGATACGCTCGCACAATCGTGGGCAATCCTTTCCAAGGCCGCGCCACAGGACCGAGCCGATCTCGCCATGGAAGCGATGGAGCGCGAACTCGTCTCCGAAAAGGAAGGCCTAATCCGCCTGCTCACGCCACCGTTCATCAACACGCCGAATGACCCCGGCTACATCAAGGGCTACGTGGCCGGCGTTCGCGAAAACGGCGGCCAATACACCCACGCCGCCTGCTGGGCAGTCCAGTCGGTCGCCGTCCATGGCGAAAACAACAGGGCCCTGCGCCTATGGGAAATGCTCGCCCCGGTCAGCCACTCACTCACGCAGGAAGCCGCGGACGTCTACAAGGTTGAGCCCTATGCTGTGGCGGCCGACGTTTATGGTGCCCCGCCACACATCGGCCGCGGCGGCTGGACCTGGTACACCGGTTCCTGCGGCTGGATGTATCGGGTGGCCATCGAGTCGATCCTTGGCCTGAGGATCGAGGATGGCGCGACGCTGACGCTCAAGCCATGCATTCCGGATGATTGGCCCGAGTTCCAGATCGAAGGCCGTCTCGCCGATGGCTCGGCACAATACCGGGTCACGGTGGTGAATCCCGAGGGATTCGCGAAACAGATCCGATCCGCAACTCTCGATGGCGTGGCCGTCGAGGTAGTGGATGGCATTGCCAAAATCCCCCTGCCCCGGAACGGAGCCGAGCACGAAGTCCGGATCACGATGGGCTAA
- a CDS encoding phospho-sugar mutase: protein MSVLASLLDQALASGQLLESSRKNIDLLLRGSASPLAEAAITELANAGQWEELNDRFFKTLAFGTGGLRGRTIGKVVTTAEQGKGGPNDRPEHPCFGTATMNFFNVSRAVRGLIAYAKRHVGPSRKPKLVFAHDTRHFSRDFAEFCAKVSTELGCDAFLYESGRATPQLSFTIRELRADAGVVLTASHNPSHDNGFKAYFNDGAQIVEPHASAIIAEVNALESEIYEPLPAAEHGTVTTLGAEMDRRYMDRLKSLLMQPKLLEGAKTRVVYTNLHGVGGVIIVPMLRELGFEVITVPEQDVQDGRFPTVESPNPENAPALKMGVDLAEKEGAEIVIGTDPDNDRMGVVVRDSAGKMRLLTGNQIGSLMAWYRAKTAFEIGWLNDTTRARAIFVKTFVTTELQSEIAHHYGIGVVDTLTGFKYIAEKLRKYEDAIPVDKKGDYRSLDETTTRNLRLEYSRFFLFGGEESYGYLGCDFVRDKDGNGAAVMFAEVAAYAKSVGKTLADVLDDIFREFGYHEERGKSLVMEGADGAAKIAALATSYSKNPPTEVDGSAVAKIRDFAMQDLFDAEGDALPKEKMLFVDLADGRSFAVRPSGTEPKIKFYLFGKAGPSDDLAASKAKVGASLDTLWSAIEADAKSRMA, encoded by the coding sequence ATGAGCGTCCTCGCCTCCCTTCTCGACCAAGCCCTCGCCTCCGGCCAGCTCCTCGAAAGCTCGCGCAAGAATATCGACCTGCTGCTGCGCGGCTCGGCCTCTCCGTTGGCGGAAGCCGCCATCACCGAGCTGGCCAATGCCGGGCAGTGGGAAGAGCTGAATGACCGCTTCTTCAAGACCCTCGCCTTCGGCACCGGCGGCCTGCGAGGCCGCACCATCGGCAAGGTGGTCACCACCGCGGAGCAGGGGAAGGGCGGCCCGAACGATCGCCCGGAGCACCCGTGCTTCGGCACCGCGACGATGAATTTCTTCAACGTTTCGCGCGCGGTTCGTGGCCTGATTGCCTACGCCAAGCGCCACGTGGGTCCGTCGCGGAAGCCCAAGCTGGTCTTCGCGCACGACACCCGCCACTTCTCGCGCGATTTCGCCGAGTTCTGCGCCAAGGTGAGCACGGAGCTGGGCTGCGATGCTTTCCTCTACGAGTCCGGTCGGGCGACGCCGCAGCTTTCCTTCACGATCCGCGAACTGCGCGCGGATGCGGGCGTGGTGCTTACCGCGAGCCACAACCCGTCGCACGACAATGGCTTCAAGGCGTACTTCAACGACGGCGCGCAGATTGTGGAGCCGCATGCTTCCGCGATCATCGCCGAGGTGAATGCGCTCGAGAGTGAGATCTATGAGCCATTGCCCGCCGCCGAACATGGCACGGTCACCACGCTGGGTGCGGAGATGGACCGTCGCTACATGGATCGCCTGAAGTCTCTGCTGATGCAGCCGAAGCTGTTGGAGGGTGCCAAGACCCGTGTGGTTTACACGAACCTCCACGGCGTCGGCGGCGTGATCATCGTGCCGATGCTCCGCGAGCTCGGCTTCGAGGTGATCACCGTGCCAGAGCAGGATGTGCAGGATGGCCGATTCCCGACCGTGGAGTCGCCGAATCCCGAGAACGCGCCGGCGCTCAAAATGGGTGTCGATCTCGCAGAAAAGGAAGGTGCTGAGATCGTGATCGGTACTGATCCGGACAATGATCGGATGGGCGTGGTGGTGCGCGATTCCGCAGGCAAGATGCGCCTGCTTACTGGCAACCAGATTGGCTCGCTGATGGCATGGTATCGCGCGAAGACGGCGTTTGAGATCGGTTGGTTGAACGACACGACGCGTGCACGAGCGATTTTCGTGAAGACTTTTGTCACCACCGAGTTGCAGAGCGAGATCGCGCACCACTATGGCATCGGCGTGGTCGATACGCTGACCGGTTTCAAATACATCGCGGAGAAGCTGCGGAAGTATGAGGACGCGATTCCTGTCGATAAGAAAGGCGACTATCGCTCGCTGGATGAAACGACCACTCGGAATCTTCGCCTCGAATACTCGCGCTTCTTCCTCTTCGGCGGTGAGGAAAGCTACGGCTACCTCGGCTGTGACTTCGTGCGCGACAAGGATGGCAATGGGGCCGCGGTGATGTTCGCCGAAGTGGCGGCCTATGCAAAGTCGGTGGGAAAGACGCTGGCCGACGTGCTGGACGATATTTTCCGTGAGTTCGGCTACCACGAGGAGCGAGGCAAATCGCTGGTGATGGAGGGTGCCGATGGGGCTGCCAAGATCGCGGCGCTTGCCACCTCGTATTCGAAGAATCCGCCGACCGAGGTGGATGGTTCGGCGGTGGCGAAGATCCGGGACTTCGCGATGCAGGATCTCTTCGACGCCGAGGGCGATGCGCTGCCGAAGGAGAAGATGCTCTTTGTCGATCTCGCCGATGGCCGATCCTTCGCGGTGCGCCCGTCCGGGACCGAGCCGAAGATCAAGTTCTACCTCTTCGGCAAGGCGGGTCCGTCCGATGATCTCGCAGCTTCCAAGGCCAAGGTAGGTGCGTCTCTCGATACCCTGTGGTCGGCCATCGAAGCGGATGCGAAGAGCCGCATGGCCTGA